One genomic segment of Catalinimonas alkaloidigena includes these proteins:
- a CDS encoding STAS domain-containing protein — protein MDRIPILKMGAFLLVTIQVDMYDRLALNLENDLVQMVQKHESKGVLIDISAVSIVDSFMGRIIGNIATMSKILDAETVVVGMQPAVAITLVELGLPLTGVHTALNVEKGMALLHVKIREANSDIDEQGADWENNDQLE, from the coding sequence ATGGATAGGATTCCTATATTAAAAATGGGAGCGTTCCTGTTAGTTACCATCCAGGTAGATATGTACGACAGACTCGCTCTCAACCTTGAAAATGACCTGGTTCAAATGGTTCAAAAACATGAATCAAAGGGTGTACTCATAGATATTTCAGCAGTTTCCATTGTAGATTCCTTTATGGGACGAATCATTGGCAACATTGCTACTATGTCTAAAATACTTGATGCAGAGACAGTGGTAGTGGGAATGCAACCTGCGGTAGCGATTACCCTTGTTGAATTGGGTTTACCCCTTACTGGAGTACATACTGCTCTAAATGTAGAAAAGGGAATGGCCCTCCTTCACGTCAAAATAAGAGAAGCTAATTCGGATATAGATGAGCAGGGAGCTGACTGGGAGAATAATGATCAGCTTGAGTAA
- a CDS encoding STAS domain-containing protein: MANNTTPTLLNKRKSDILQTWINYQIEDPALREDLMSNEEMRNQSEELLDAFLQVIKYENYEDISRQEYNSIIEILSGISLSRAHGGFTPRETAIYVLSLKKAIIRVLQEELKGEPDELVNEILNISNLLDSLSLMTFETYVKGREEVIQRQSNEMNEVSTPVIRVWEGVLALPIIGTLDSERTQVVMENLLQEIVDTGSGIAILDISGVPAVDTLVAQHLIKTVNATRLMGAECIISGIKPEIAQTIVHLGINLEGVQTKATLASALKQAFNKMNLVVTKKKLG; encoded by the coding sequence TGGATAAATTATCAGATTGAAGATCCCGCGCTACGTGAAGATTTAATGAGTAATGAAGAGATGCGAAATCAATCGGAAGAATTGCTTGATGCCTTCTTACAGGTCATTAAATATGAAAACTATGAAGATATATCGCGACAGGAGTATAATTCCATTATTGAGATATTAAGTGGAATATCTTTATCACGGGCACATGGTGGGTTTACTCCCCGGGAAACAGCTATTTATGTGTTGAGCCTGAAAAAAGCAATTATTCGTGTACTCCAGGAAGAGCTAAAAGGCGAACCTGATGAACTTGTGAATGAGATTTTAAACATTTCCAATCTTCTGGATAGCTTAAGCCTAATGACTTTTGAAACTTATGTTAAAGGAAGAGAAGAGGTAATCCAGCGGCAGAGTAATGAAATGAATGAGGTTTCCACACCGGTCATTAGAGTATGGGAAGGAGTCCTCGCATTACCCATTATTGGAACACTAGACAGTGAAAGGACTCAAGTAGTGATGGAAAACCTGCTACAGGAGATTGTGGATACGGGAAGCGGTATTGCTATTTTGGATATTTCCGGAGTACCTGCTGTAGACACACTGGTAGCTCAGCATTTGATCAAAACCGTCAATGCCACTCGCCTTATGGGAGCAGAATGTATTATCAGTGGTATCAAACCTGAAATAGCCCAGACCATTGTTCATTTAGGTATTAACCTGGAAGGTGTACAAACAAAAGCCACACTTGCCTCAGCATTAAAACAGGCTTTTAATAAAATGAATTTAGTTGTAACAAAGAAGAAATTGGGATAA